In Pseudoxanthobacter soli DSM 19599, the sequence ATCGCCTTGCCGCCGACGCGGCCGATCGTCTTCATGTCGCCCATGTGGGCGACGCCGCACACCAGCGTCGTGAAAACCAGCGGCCCGATGATCATCTTGATGAGGCGAAGGAAGATCGTCGTCACCAGGGAAATGTGGTCGGCGATTTCGGCGGCGGTCTGCGGATCCGGCCAGAGCTTGTGATTTGCATATCCGACGGCGATGCCGAGGATCATGGCCACGACGATATAGAACGTCAGCCGGTGCTTACCCATTTTGAACCGCTCTTCTCTGGTACATACGCTTGTTTTTGCCCGGCCCGGCGACGGCGGCCCGGGAATCGGGAACACCGCACCCCGAACGATATCCGGCGGCGTCATTGAAACTCGCATCTCCGGCGAATTGCGTCGAGATTGTGATATGGGCAGATCGTCACAGATCTGCGCAGAGAAAGAGCATGGCGCGAAAGTGTATGCGACCGCGCGTTCTCCGCAGGCAAGGTTGTTCGCACACAAGCGACGCCGGAACGACGTATCACCCGCGCCGTTGATTTTCCCACGAGCCCGCGCACGATCGGGTGGACGAACCTGTTTCTCGTTGGCGGCGCGGTACGCTGGATGGAACCGGGGAAGCCGGACGCGGTCGCGTCATAGCAGGTCGTGATCCGGCTTGAGCAGGTGATCGCGCCGAAGACGTATTCGATGCGACTGCAATCGGCGAATCCATCAGCTCGGAAAGCACTCTAGGAGCTGGTTCGCGGGCCGAACTTGCGGTGTCGGCCGCCGCGGTTTGCGGGCCGATCGGTTCGGTCAGCACCGCGGCGGTCACAGGCTCGCGCAGATGACCGCAAGACGGCGATCATCCGCTGCCAGCCCCCGCCGTGCCGGCATCTCGGGTCACAAAACTCCCTTCCGTGCCATTTCCCGCAATTCAGCCTCGCTCGCCACGACCGAGATCCCTCCAATTCGGTGGATGTTTGGTTCCATCCCAGTGCATTTCAGCGCTTGTTTGAAATGAATCTAAAAAATACTGTTCCGCCATGATCTAACAAGCATAAATATCCAATAAATCATGGCGAAATTCTCTAATTAATACCCCGGATCAATAAGATGTACATAGTAGTCGATGACGAATGTCGAGTGATGACGAACATCTGCTCCGATCTGAAATCTTCCGGGGCCGATATCGCAAAATTCAGCGGACACGACCTGACGCGATGGCTCGATGAGCCGGCAGCAGACGAAATCGCCTCGGTGCGGGGCTTCGTCGTCTCGGGTGTGGCGGTGTGTGACGACGACCTGCGGCGCATCAGGATGGCGAGCTGGGCGCCGGTCTTGACCGTTGTGGTTCGCAAGGACCTCAAACAGACGCTGCGCTGGCTCTCGGCCGGGGCCGACGACGTGCTGCCGCTCCCGACGCATGGGCGGGAGATCGTCGCCCGCATCGATGCGGTCTGGCGCCGCTCGCAAGGGGAGGAGAAAGGCGTCCGCAAGGGAAGGCTCACGGTCTTTGCCGACGGCAGTGATCCGCAGATCGACGGCGAGACGTTCTGCCTGCCGCGGCGAGAGCGCAACATTCTCGAATATCTCGTTGCGAACGCCGGCCGGCGAATGAGCAAGCGCCAGGTCTTCGAGGCGCTGTACGGCCCGCTCGCCACCGGCGTCGACGACTATGTCATCGAGTCGCACGTGAGCAAGCTGCGCCGTCGCCTGCGCCAGCGCCTCGGTCACGACGTCATCGACTGTAGACGCCGCCTCGGATACTGCTTCGTAGGCTGACGTTCGACGGACAGCTTTGGCCGGTCAGCCGAGCCGGACACCCATGCGCGACGCTTGACGCTCGAGGAAGGCATCCATCTTCCGGCGCCCTTCCTCGGTAAGCTGCACCAGGATGCGGCGGCGATCGTTCGCATCCGGCGTCCGCTCGACGAGATTGGCCGTCTGCAGGTCCTCAAGACGGCGCATCGCGGTCGTCGTCGGTACGCCGGCGGCGATGCACAAGCTCGTCACGGAGATCTGC encodes:
- a CDS encoding response regulator transcription factor; translation: MTNICSDLKSSGADIAKFSGHDLTRWLDEPAADEIASVRGFVVSGVAVCDDDLRRIRMASWAPVLTVVVRKDLKQTLRWLSAGADDVLPLPTHGREIVARIDAVWRRSQGEEKGVRKGRLTVFADGSDPQIDGETFCLPRRERNILEYLVANAGRRMSKRQVFEALYGPLATGVDDYVIESHVSKLRRRLRQRLGHDVIDCRRRLGYCFVG